The Rhododendron vialii isolate Sample 1 chromosome 1a, ASM3025357v1 region CGATGACAAAGATTCATGAAATGAGAGTTATACTCGTATTATCAATCAAGCCAAACGAAGTAGAACAAATGACAAACACAAAATTATATGTAAATTCGGATTAAGTTTGATACTGTCATTCAAGATAGGGCTCTTTATGCAAATGtttgaacaaaattttaaaaaaaaagaaagataaatcGATTCCAAAAAGAGAACTTACTCGTATTGAACATAttattacaaaaattcaaaagttaactcatattagaccttttttttttttttttaaaagttaatttGGACTCTGTATTTGATATGCTTCTTTTGGTAATAGATATTTCATTCGTTCCTTTTAAGTGTTCACCCTCTGAAAATTTTCGCTGTCTCAAAATAAAAGTATCCATTTCAAATGTGAAACGGGTAATGCctgttaaattttttattttacccttCTTTTAGAGAATTGAAGTATGTAGATTTCAAATGATCACTTTAAATGCTcaagggtatttttgaaaagtcaacTTTTCAAAGTGTGATTatgttttcttaaaaagttaCTTAAATTTTAAATGGATACCTAAAACAAGACAGAGTATTAGTACAATGAATTTTGTTTATTGAGATGGACAGGTGAGATGCTGTGTAGTGCACCCTTACAATACAAGTTCTCAGGTTGGAATGAGAAAAGCTGTAGTGCATCAGCCACACTGCACTGTGTAGTGCGGTCGATCCGGCCGTCCATCTAGGCACGAACGACTTAGAtttaatctgagccgtccattgttCAGATTAAAATTCGAACTGTCCATTGCCGACCATTAGACccctacacgtgtagtgcggggggtgcactacagcaccacAGTCTGGGGTACAGTCCTAACCATTAGACCTTCTCTACCTCCGTCGCTGGTTTTGACCCCAAGGAtaccaaatgagagagagagagagagagagagagagagagagagagagagagagagagagagagagagctgctaTCATGTGAAGATTAGGCAGAAGTAGCACAAGAAGCAACAGAGAAACGAGGAAAGGGAAAGGGTTGTAGAACAATATTGTTGCATGAAAAACAGCCATTTAGAAGAGGAAAAGGATCAACTACCAAGCTAAGACTAGAAGTATCTAATCTCTAGTTCAAAAGTTGTATGTAAGTGATCATGTAAAAGCAATATTACACTATAATGTCACCTCCCTTTTATACAGGCGaattaagcaatttttttttttttgtttacgaATGATGATGTAGTTGAGCCGAGGCCATTCATTCTAGGCAAATCACATGCTCGTCTTGtaagactaaattttaatttagtcATTGTGGTGGTACACATATTTTATATGACATATATTGATTATGAGTTTAATAGGATTCTCCgtatcttattttattttattggtcAAATAGAGAAATTGTTTCCTAAATAGACTCTACTTTGATGGGAAGCGAGTATAATGTTCATGAAGGAAACTGGTCCTCTCTCTGCCTATAAAAGAGCATTTAAGGTTCCATCAACTTAACGTGTGATACTAAACAGTTAGAAAGAAAGGCAAAGGAGAGAAACCCGTTTTCCACCTAGGGCTTAATACTATAGCAAAATTATTGTCGCTTCAAAAACTTACCGGATCTCTCAAGTTCCGCATAAATGGATCCGGGTACGCCGCCGTTCTTGATTCCTTAAGTTTCCGCTTAATGATTCTCCTGCGATAATCATGATAGTTCTAGATCCTGGCATAACGTACGTAGATCGTTAATTATTTAACGCCATTAAGAATATAATTTACATGTGGTATCAAAGCTATCAGGTTTGTGGACATCATGCATGATTTTCCACTAACGAATAAATACTTGAATGTTCGGTTTTATGTTGCGGTCAATTCTGAACCAGCATCGTAAAAGAATTTTGATGCTGCTCTTCGGGAGGCTAGGACACGTCCCAGCCACCGCATATTATGAATAATATACATTTCGAGGGGTATCAATTAATGTTGTGTGTATCAATTAATGTTGTGTAGGTTAAGTGTATTTTACTATGATGATATAGTCGATGCATGACATGTTATAATGAATTTCATGATGATGCTATGATGATTCGATCACTTGTATGTACATATGGATGATGGATACATAGTCTCCTCATAAGAATGGTTTTGTGGAACCCTAATTCCCTGCTTTCCAGATTTGGCTATAAACCCActtaagaaaattgatttttgtgtGAGCACATGACACGACTGCTCATGGTATGATCTGTCCATTATGTACAATCGGACTGCTCATGCACTTGTggtaatttgttttttattcacCACCTAATGGTTATGTGCAAAAATTATTGTTTCGACGGATAATCTACATTATGGTCGATttggtagtcaccaaagtgATCCAATCATAATGGTTCGTAGAATCGTCGAATTTCAGTTTTATTTGTGAATACTTCGTCATTCGCCTTATGTCCATAAAGAAAGTTACTGATTTGAGTATAATATGGAAGATTTAGTAGTCACCAAAGTGACCCGATCATAATGACTCATAGATATCAAATCATATTATGTAATTGTGAATAATCTAAGATTCACCTAATGTCTATGAAAATGTCACTATTTTGATTTGACTCTATGTAATGATACGGTCTGGCAGACGCAAAGACAATCGAACTGGCATGTCAATAAATGTTAATCAAATTATGAAATTTAATACCTATTATGATCAGGTGTtaaaataatgatatttttgttTCAATCACCTAATGTTAGTGCAAAAGTCATTGTCttaattgaaatctattttaagatgtggtttggtagtcaccaaagtgGCCTAACTAGaatgtttcaagatttcaattaaATTATTGAGACTtaacatttattttatttgatatttatATTACGATATGGTTTGGTAGTCACCAAAGTAGCTCAACTGGAATGACTCATAAATATCAAGTTATATATGAAACTTATTTTCATTCCTAAGTGTTAAGCATAATGACTTTGCAAATCGCAATTCTCTAGTTGCATGGATATTAGGTAGGCCCAAAGGTGAACCACTTCTAAGTGATTAGTGAATGAGAATAGGATAATTTATAAGTATTCATAATTGAGATTGGATTTGGATactcaaaattaacaaaccTACTTAATTGTGAATCTTTATCGATTAGACCTATTGGTAACAGGGAATCACCATAACTGTTAATAGTGTAACATTAGATGAACTCAAAGGCAGATCACCGTTGCACTATTTATTACTGTTTggacaaaatttattttgtcaaCTTATTGATTACTCAAAGCATTATTGTAGTAAGCATATGTTATGTGTGTATTGTCAATATATTTGTTTCGCATTCACATGCTTAGtctattttgtttcaatttaaaTGATTGACTTTCACATATTGACAAGGACAAGATTAGTTTCTTTTTAAACTAGATCTTGATAAAGTATTTTAGTTCTTGAGAAATTCTTCTATTCGTTTTTCAATTTGAGAGTTgtgaaataatttttatttttattttggtaaagtGTGAATGAAATGTGATAGACTAAGCTTTATGTTTGTGTGAATGTTTAAGGTGAGCACGATTATATTTATTGTGCTTAGAATGCTTGAGGATGCCATTGATGTTATATTTGGCCTACTCAACTAAAGTACTTGAGAATTAAAGTAGAGAAAGCCTAAAAGGGACATCAAGTTAGCACCATCTGGTGTTAATGAGTCTACTAAGAATCTTAGACTCGAAAGAATAAAAGGATAATGATATATCTCACCTCTGTAAATAGTTGAGACATTATCAGAAAGTTTGTCATAAACGGAGGAAGTGATTCGAAAGGGGAAAGTAGGTACTAGTGTTATATATTTCAAATCATACCTAGCTAATTTTAGTCCCTCAGTTATAAAGTGATTTGATTATGAGCTACTACTTATGTTTATAAACCAAGATGCAGAGAGATTTGAAGTTATTGAAAATATAAgtgataagcacctaagattgtatgatcgtggtgcttaagtcctctagtttGTAGCGTCTTTATTTATAATTCTTCGTTTTTATTCGAtattactcgtaaggtagtgtagacaccccaatctggcttccagattagtttacttacggtatttgattccccgatgatgaaacggatcaagaacaccccggaaatgtcgagtgtttgagctttaagtgtttgcaaaacccttgaacctaacctagcctaagccacttcaaaaaaaccaaaaactctactgatgcgcgccagggcgcaccatcccGCGCCAAggcgcaaccatcgcgcgccggggcgcaccatcgcgcgacggactgaaaccatcgcgcgatggtcaaactaccaggtggtggtcaacagtcaaagcttgatcgttgaccatcgcgcgccagactgactccatcgcgcgatggtcaaagctgtccccatcacctttatcagctgggatgcttagccaccaagcaaacctcagccagcctcgtggactggctgaactcctctccttgcaccaaccagatttatcaccatccatccctataaatactcccattcttcttccattaaaagggttcaacaaattgatacatgaagggctagaagatccatacaccttgggttccaaaaattgaaaggctaagcacaagctctagtgcttttcttccaaactcacaatcctccattttcacacttcaaccatccaagaacaaagcttgttctttgcttctaccactcaaactcctcaatcaagccttcaaacatcaaagttcaaacacctttcaaactcaaaaccgaaggtatagcttacctttgttctgttttctgttctgatccttgaggggggccggcagggccaaggctggtaatcaataccagtcctggtcctaaagctggcaaggtttcaaaaaccgtcatggtaggaaccagcgcgcgatggtcccactctctcgcgccaCACTCCGGTGCTGTACgcgatggaccacgtggggattggtgtcctactgttttatgctttattttgtgtatagatcactctgttgagcatgttaataaccagtttactgctttcctttgttagaaattgctagccgtagttcaatttgcatgtcttctgttttggagtacccctgggatcattctggacctgtcccagaacccagaaatgtgtaaaccaaacactggtccgcgccagggcgcaccatcgcgcgccagactagctccatcgcgcgactgtgcaccagggcgcatcctcgcgcgccagactcactccgtcgcgcgacagagcgccagggcgcatacTCGCGCCCCAGactggctctgtcgcgcgatagtatgcctctgaccagtgagcggccttgcacgggtagcttagttttaggccattattttgctccacactatttatggggtgttttattaatttgtagggctttacaacctttaaactgtatattatgctgctatacgaactgcgtggtttgtcctgggtgtgcactggtccttccagagcccagatggtttgagaataagtgctgtgggtttgagctcaccggcgcgcgcgtgtcttggagttgtgcgcgcaggcgtaaacagcatgcagtgacttgttcaatgcatactagtttcttcctacgcatgtcactccaaaacaggggcctccctgtttgtttaaactcccgcagcagtctgttctcatcctatactaactgttcatccatgctatcactcacatcttgcaaacatgttacagttttaaatccccgattaactgttcccctgccctaattggctaaaaattgattaatcaaacagaatcgcaaacaaacatctttcgcaaatgcctaagtagagaccgatctccggattgggcgagaggggtgccataaaacccttcccctcttgtaacctggctcccgaacccagatatggttatgacggactggttccttaactttttcaaatcaaacagcgcgacaagtgcttcgaaatacggttccttgggtgtcagaccttcaaacccgagtggcgactctgtattttgcgagcgcttgcttccccgctcgcgctccctcgacccgggccccttgcgtTTTGGAATCtgaaaattccaagggcacgctgcccacaggtagtttgtttagtgttACAGGTAAAACGTCCtgaaaaggcgtattttgagcACGAGGCTAACCCCCAAGAGAGTTCAAGTATCCGGGCCAAGTGAAACTTCTGCTATGAAGACCCAAGAGCGAAGGCGTGAGGCGCGGGTGACTCCGGGACCATTAGCTACCAAGATTTGAGGGTTGGCCTGAAGACCTGGAGTTAgtctccccgtatcgatacagcctcAAGCCTTATCGATTCGCATTGGCTTACTGGGAAGGCAGCGAATGATGtgtcgatacggattaaggccgtatcgataccTGAGCTTTTCGGGGACAATGGTCATTTCAGCTTAGCTGTGTGGTATCGATACACTCCATAACAAGTATCGATACTATGagctttcggccagatatttgctgcgttttggactttccacttatgaaatgttttccttttctagtatgtttttagatatttgatgagagagaagaaCCACTTTGTATAAATAGGGACTCCATCTCTCTTCTCACCTACCTAACACattattaattttagttttttctcCATTAAAGCTCTTTTCAAGCTTTTAAgtcatttccttcaagaaccTTGGTAAGTTTAAGTTGTTTGTTAATCTTCcaagtattaaagttgtagctacagCTTGGATCTTCCTTAATATCaaatttgttttcgttttcatcggttaaaaatcatgtctcgtttttatgctttcttttgtgctttagctatgagtgagtagtcgggTAAGTCTCGGGATAATCTTTTCCGAGgacttaaaatcatgattttcggaatcgaactaacctagccattttggtctaagtgaggggtgttaactccttagtatgtcgtttagtcaagcggcatatcgagggctcgtggcctcctatgtgttagatgcattagcaaaaataggttagTTTAATTCTGTTTAATTACATCTTTTAATAAACGTAGTCGTTACAGTTAAATCTGCCGAGCATGAGCACACGGTCGTGACTCTTACTTGAGTTATAATTAAGAACCAGGaacggcctttgtcaagggatagacaatccctagacttgcctcttttagtttataaagtTCATTTCTAGTTTTTTTCATTATCATTTCCACCATTTAAAGTAAAATCAAGTTGGTCGTCTTAATTGCTGAAATCCACCTTACAATACCTACAATCTGATTGAGCTATCTttgattccctgtggtacgattccggtcttaccgatttattatgctaccgacgatcttGCCCTACGTTTGGGGTTTTCTCAACCTtctatttgaaggcgaggttgtggCAGCAAGCAATAAGCCCATTGAGTTCTAAAGAATTGTATTACAGTTTTTATTGAAAGGGCTTTGTGACGTATCGTTTGCTATTTAAGAATTGATcatcattttctatttctagaATGTTTATAAATTTAGTTTCTCTAGTCCAAACTAGATTTTGATAAGTTTCGAAACTAAAATTTATGGTGATTGAAAAATACTAGTTATTGTGTTATggtattttattatgttttgaATGAACTAAAGTTTGATGACAATTTTATTGAGAACTCTCTTTATGCTGCATCATAATGTTAGTTTGGTTAGTAGTCTCGTGAATGAAAATTACTTCATCTTGTGACATGAATGACTGAAACGTATTGAGAGATTAATatatgacaattttttttaatcttttatttGTGTGATTTGCATTAAGTACAAACAAACCATATACATAAGGAAGTAAGTCACAACAAATAATGAGCTTCTTAAAATGGTTCATATAGACATGGATCTTTAAGTCTTTTGATGAAGTGACCTATTTATCACCTAATGATGACTTTTTCGGTCGTTTTAACTTTTCTATTGCATTAAAGATCTCAATCAATGAATGCTCTAAAGGTGTACATTATTGAGATAGAAAGGGCAAATAGAAAATAATGTAAAAATCACAATGTATGACATGGGTGATAAATATTTTTGGAAGGTTTGTTCAACACAGCAAAATGTAGTAGCATAATCGTACTTTATTAGACATGGTTACAAGTATGTTTGTAACTCCAAAATACCTAGTATGTGGTGGATAGATACTTTTAAGCTTGCTGCATTTACGTGAATTAGGTTTCTCGTAAGGCAGTTTCAAATACTTTTTTGAATTGTGCATAGGAAGGAAACCGAACTTAGGATACTTGAATGTTTAAGGTTGTCCAGCAGAGGATAGAATTTTTATTCACATAaaatgaatttgaattttttgaacgAGTTTGGTGATCTTAGTTGCTCTGAAAAAATTCAAAGGGTATGGATTTTACTACTATAGTGCGATAGTTATAGAAATCAGTCATTCAGATTCTTTAAGAATGGTGAAGTCAGTGGGAGTAGGGCTGTCCAGGCACCTGATCCGACCCGAAAAGTCAGCCCCAGACAGTTTCAAACAGAACATTCGGTCGGGTTCGAATTGGTTTTTTGAGACCCGATAAGTTGTTGGTCGGGTTTTGGGTGAAGAATTAGTAATGTCGGGTCACCCAACCCGACCGAAGAACACACGATATAAATACTCTTAACTTACTCATTTAGCCATTTAGGGTTCGTTCTCTCCAGTCTTCGGTCTCCGCCCCACCCTGGcacccccccaccccacccccatcGAGCCGGCCAGCCCCACCTCACTCTTTTGTAACTCTCGTTCTCTGCATCGTCTGCGACCACTGACCAGCGACCAGACTGGCCAGAGATCGATCGGATGTCCAGATTCTCCATAGTCCACTCTCTCGTTCCCGTTCACAGCTGATTGAAGCCTAAATctggtacgtctctctctctctcagtctctctctctctctagaagtgAGTGGTGGCGGCAGTGGTGGTTAAGGGGTGGTTTTCGTTGCAAGGGTTTTGTAATTTGTTGCTAGATTTTGATGGGGTTCATCTTTGATCTGAGAGAAcctgtctctgtgtgtgtgtgttcttgtGGAGGGAGGAGAACATACTGTGATGTTTTGACAACTGGCCAACCTTAATTTTTTCCTAATTAGATTTATATTGCATCTATAAAATTTAGTTGCGCATATTATATGTCTGCGAAATGAGAGAGTAATGAATTATTCAAGTTCGTTTGAAATTTTAACTGATTGAAAACCATCTGATCGTCGCACTTGTTTGTCGTAGGTGATGGATCCAGTTTTTGATTTCTCGCTTGGTGGGGAACCTGAGGATGATGTATATTGAAGAACTTGAACTTGAAGGTAATGGTAATCTTGTTCTATCTACTGTTGCTGAtgttgttaatgttgaaaatcgTACATTAGATCAAGTAGATAAAGTTGGGAAAAAACGAATGAAAAGAAAGCTTCGACCATTGCCTAGAGGCCCCAACCCAAAAAAGAGCGATATAGATCTCCTGCCTGGGATCACTTCGAACAAATAAAAGAGGGCAATGAAACACGGGGTGAGTGTAAGTATTGCAAGAAAAGATATGCGGCTGATAGTAAAAAATATGGCATTAGTAATTTGAAAGCTCACATCCCCGTTTGCCCGTTACATCTTCTTGGAAACCAACATGGATAACAAAATCTTTCATGCAAACCCAATGAGAGGGGGGTGTTGACGTTGTGACAAGtgtattttcttttgatgaGTATAAGAGAGCTCTTGCAGAAATGGTGATTATTGATGAACTACCGTTTAGGTTCGTTGAGGGGATTGGATTCAGAAAGTTTTGTAACGTCATGCAACCAAAGTTCGCACCGGTCCCTTCTCGCTAAACGATTACTAGAAAGGTTGTTGCAATTAAAGACTACGAGCATGGACATCAATTCAAAACCTTAATTATATGTGTCTCACTGCACacttcattgatgatgattgGAAGTTGCAAAAGAGAATCTTAAACTTTGTCAAATTGAAGATCATAAGGGAGCTACAATTGGAAATAAAATTGAGTCATTATTGCTTGAGTGAAATGTTGATAGTATTTTTACAATGACGGTAGATAATGTAAGTTTGAACGCCACGGCTATTGAGtacttgaaaaggaaaacaatggaTTGGAAAATGACTGTCTTGGGGCATGAATATATGCATATGCGATGTTGTGCACACATTTTGAATCTTATTGTCGTTGAGAGGTTGAAAGATATGAGTGAATCTATTCTGCGTGTTCGTGATGTTGTGAGGTATGTGAGATTTTCTCCACAAAGAATGGAGACTTTCAAGAAGTGtgtggagaaggagaaaattaaaTCGAAACAAACTATGTGTCTTAATGTGTGTATTCAGTGGAATTCCACTTACTTAATGTTAGAAGTAGCCATCAAGTTTGGGGAAGGCATTCCAAAGATTGGGGGAGGAAGATAGTAGTTTCATAAAATTCTTTGGCATAAAAGAAGGCGATGAGGATTTGTCATTGGAGGGTGACCAAGGTGGGAGCCATAGCCATAGGGTCCCAACTCCAAGACAAGCAACTGTCCCAAACAAGCTTGATTGGAAGAAGTGTATGTTGTTTGTTACGTTCTTGAAACTTTTCTGTGATGCAACCAATAAATTTTTAGCTTCTCTTTTCGTCACAtccaatatattctttcatgAGTTGTTTGAGGTTGAAACCCGTATAGATGAATCAATCCTCAACAGAGATCTTTTTATGTCTAAAATGACaattgaaatgaaaagaaaatttgagacGTATTGGGGGGATGTAGAGAAATTCAATCCCCTACTTTATGTGGCGGTGACACTTGATCCCCGGTTTAAATTAAGGTTGGTGAAATTTTGCTATACAAGATCCAAAGGGAAGCCGGTGGGTGAGAAAATGGAGAAACAAGTGAAGGATGTTTTGAACAAGTTGTATGATTCTTATGAAAAAGAGGGTGAAATTAGACAAAATGTGCCTAGTGTAAGTCCAATGCCGAGAGTAATGGAGGAGAATGAGGATTGTGATTGTTGCTTGAATTTAGCTAGCGAATTTGACACTTACTTGGAGGATGAGTATTCTAGTGTTTGTTCCTTGGAGGTAGACAAGTACTTGGGGGATTTGTGTGAACGTGGGGACAATCCGTATTTTGATATCTTGGTATGGTggaagaacaattccaacagGTATCCAATCTTGTTAAAAATAGCGCGTGATGTATTAGCTATGTCTGTATCTACCGTTGCTTTTGAGTTGGCCTTTAATACGGGTGGTCGAGTACTTGATCTATTTCGAAGTTCACTCTTACCGTCAATGGTCGAGACTTTTGTATGCACACAAAATTAGCTTCTAAGCACAGTTCCA contains the following coding sequences:
- the LOC131331311 gene encoding zinc finger BED domain-containing protein RICESLEEPER 3-like encodes the protein MYIEELELEGNGNLVLSTVADVVNVENHNVSLNATAIEYLKRKTMDWKMTVLGHEYMHMRCCAHILNLIVVERLKDMSESILRVRDVVSLGKAFQRLGEEDSSFIKFFGIKEGDEDLSLEGDQGGSHSHRVPTPRQATVPNKLDWKKCMLFVTFLKLFCDATNKFLASLFVTSNIFFHELFEVETRIDESILNRDLFMSKMTIEMKRKFETYWGDVEKFNPLLYVAVTLDPRFKLRLVKFCYTRSKGKPVGEKMEKQVKDVLNKLYDSYEKEGEIRQNVPSVSPMPRVMEENEDCDCCLNLASEFDTYLEDEYSSVCSLEVDKYLGDLCERGDNPYFDILVWWKNNSNRFGQFRHGIESTMDIRLVYFIMDFCLDVSTSSVVDWKSLACNAENV